The following proteins come from a genomic window of Nothobranchius furzeri strain GRZ-AD chromosome 1, NfurGRZ-RIMD1, whole genome shotgun sequence:
- the LOC139070746 gene encoding cis-aconitate decarboxylase-like — MGSAAACSRLLSLDPSQCSHALAIAASLAGAPMANAATQSKPLHIGNASRLGLEAALLASRGLEASPLVLDAVAGVAGFSAFYEDYVPQPLESPDDGGHVFLLEEQDMAFKRFPAHLGMHWVADAAAAVHELLVGHGLGQVSPHHVQDILLRVPQSKYINRPFPESEHEARHSFQFNACSALLDGEVTVQSFSPPAMSRPELHFLLSRVRMEHPEDNPANFNRMYGEVQVTLVGGDILKGRCDTFYGHWRNPLTIESLRKKFRSNAEVVLPSEKVERLVEVVEELDRLDDCGALLSQLQ, encoded by the coding sequence ATGGGAAGTGCAGCAGCCTGTTCTCGTCTCCTGTCTCTGGATCCGTCTCAGTGCAGTCATGCCTTGGCTATAGCAGCTTCTCTAGCTGGAGCTCCGATGGCTAATGCTGCCACTCAGTCCAAGCCCCTTCACATCGGCAACGCCTCTCGTTTGGGGCTTGAAGCTGCTCTGCTGGCCTCCAGAGGCCTAGAGGCCAGTCCTCTGGTCTTGGATGCTGTTGCAGGAGTGGCGGGCTTCAGCGCCTTTTATGAAGATTATGTTCCTCAGCCTTTAGAGTCACCTGATGATGGTGGACATGTGTTCCTGTTAGAGGAGCAGGACATGGCTTTTAAGCGTTTTCCTGCCCATCTGGGGATGCACTGGGTAGCTGATGCTGCAGCTGCGGTCCATGAGCTCCTTGTGGGACATGGTCTAGGACAGGTGTCCCCACATCACGTCCAGGACATCCTGCTCAGAGTCCCCCAGTCTAAATACATCAACAGGCCTTTTCCCGAGTCAGAGCACGAGGCACGCCACTCCTTCCAGTTTAacgcctgcagcgctctgctggACGGTGAGGTGACCGTGCAGTCCTTCAGCCCGCCCGCCATGAGCCGCCCAGAGCTGCACTTCCTGCTGAGCCGTGTTCGCATGGAGCATCCTGAGGACAACCCCGCCAATTTCAACCGCATGTACGGAGAAGTCCAGGTGACTCTAGTTGGAGGAGACATCCTGAAGGGCCGCTGTGACACCTTCTACGGCCACTGGCGCAACCCGCTGACAATTGAGAGCCTGAGGAAGAAGTTCAGAAGCAACGCAGAGGTGGTGCTGCCATCAGAGAAGGTGGAGcggctggtggaggtggtggaggagctggACAGGCTGGATGATTGTGGAGCTCTTCTCTCACAGCTGCAGTGA